The following are encoded together in the Arvicanthis niloticus isolate mArvNil1 chromosome 9, mArvNil1.pat.X, whole genome shotgun sequence genome:
- the LOC143443573 gene encoding histone H4, with protein MSGRGKGGKGLGKGGAKRHRKVLRDNIQGITKPAIRRLARRGGVKRISGLIYEETRGVLKVFLENVIRDAVTYTEHAKRKTVTAMDVVYALKRQGRTLYGFGG; from the coding sequence ATGTCGGGACGTGGAAAAGGCGGCAAAGGTCTTGGGAAAGGTGGCGCTAAGCGACACCGCAAGGTCCTTCGCGATAACATCCAGGGTATTACCAAGCCCGCTATCCGGCGGTTGGCTCGGCGCGGCGGCGTGAAGCGCATCTCGGGTCTCATCTACGAGGAGACTCGCGGCGTCCTCAAGGTTTTCCTTGAAAATGTGATCCGCGACGCTGTCACCTACACCGAGCACGCCAAGCGCAAGACGGTCACGGCCATGGACGTGGTGTACGCGCTCAAGCGCCAGGGCCGCACTCTCTACGGTTTCGGCGGCTGA
- the LOC117714695 gene encoding single-pass membrane and coiled-coil domain-containing protein 3-like, with product MAQSDFLYPQNPGRRQEVSRLHQQLLDCLSDSFQVTNKLTGVLNTHLGCRLAFIEMKSNGTIKENCDIIIQAVTKIQKELQKIDEALKDKLEPTLYRKLQDIKERETEKIAIVQKVISVILGEATSAASAVAVKLVGSSVTTGIINKLVSVLAHIGTSLLGGIGVAVLSLGIDMIIQAILGAVERTQLQAAIKSYEKHLEDFQAASEKYHHAITEVTTAVKHQFR from the coding sequence ATGGCCCAGAGTGACTTCCTCTACCCACAAAACCCAGGGAGGCGACAGGAAGTGAGCCGCCTTCACCAGCAGTTGCTGGACTGCTTGTCTGACAGCTTCCAGGTCACCAACAAGCTCACAGGGGTTCTGAATACCCACTTGGGTTGCAGGCTGGCCTTCATTGAAATGAAAAGCAATGGAACCATCAAAGAAAACTGTGACATCATTATCCAAGCTGTGACAAAAATCCAAAAGGAACTGCAAAAGATTGACGAGGCACTGAAAGACAAACTGGAGCCAACCCTTTATAGAAAGCTTCAGGATATtaaggaaagggagacagagaagattgCCATCGTGCAAAAGGTCATTTCTGTCATCCTGGGAGAAGCTACATCCGCAGCCAGTGCAGTGGCCGTTAAACTGGTGGGCTCAAGTGTCACAACTGGCATCATTAACAAGCTGGTCTCTGTGCTAGCTCACATCGGGACGTCTCTCCTTGGAGGCATTGGTGTTGCAGTGCTCAGCCTCGGGATAGATATGATCATTCAAGCCATCTTGGGAGCAGTGGAGAGAACACAGCTTCAGGCAGCCATCAAAAGTTATGAGAAACATCTGGAGGACTTCCAGGCTGCCTCAGAGAAGTACCACCATGCCATCACTGAGGTCACCACTGCAGTGAAGCACCAGTTCAGATGA